The DNA segment CTCAACCCAAAAATTATATTGTACTTCCAGTGCACCATATCATCTATATGATGAGTTAATAATTTGATACTGCTTCATATGTTAGTGTATAGGGTTTATAATTTAGAGtctatatgtttatttttttagggtCTAGAATttcatataaataattaatacaaaatatgcaattaattaatcatacgatgttaatattttttttggttcaGATATAACGTAACATTAAATTATTGATTTAACGCATGAATAACGTGATACGTTGGGAGAACCAATGACTGCATCTTTGATGCACTTCTTAGTACAACTGAAAATTATTAATTGGCTAGTTGTAAATAGTCTCATACTATATaacattttttcttttctgagtTTCAGGAATATCGATATCCCTATTCATTGGAGAGCACATTACGATGAAGTTGTAAGTTATATTAAGAGGGAGTTATTGTCTATCGCCGTGGTAAtacaaaagatgcaagtattacAGAAGATGCAAGTGTTATCCGGAATGATTATACGGTTTAATGAAACTACTATGAAATATTTACTCATGGGTGGAGCGAGCTCTTTCATTCTAGTTCATGCTAAAATTTAACGTGACTTGTAAAGTACAATCATTATTAAGAAATAATCGAGTTCGGGCTGTAGATATGAGTGCTACTGATGGTCTAACGAAAAGAAATGGAAGTGATCGACACAAAAGCTCCTCTAACTATTCCAGGCCTATAATATAACTTTCTCCTTAGACTGGGCTTGAGTTATAAACACAATATCCTAAACTAATCAAGCAAAACTATTTGGTTTCATGgaccaaattgatattcaaTTTGCTCAAAATATTAAAAGTTGCATTTCCCCAACGGCTGAagaattatgttttttttttttttttttatgttgagTTCAACAGATGAAATTGAGAATTATGATAGAATTTTACATTATAAACTGGAATCTTTACATCCGAACAATTAAAAGAGAGATACATACGATTTAATTAGAGTAGAGTTGATTAGTGTTAAAAATTAAATGTATACGAGTGGcataaattaattgatcaaGTATATTGCTCCATGTGTATAGTAAAATTTCTCTAActtagttaatttaatttagtaattcaatgtgattttattttccttaaattaacaaaataaaataacaattttaatttaattaattaacatgtaTTAACGAATTAAGTctaaaatacataaattttaGACCGATTTAATCAGGTAGCTGTGTGCTCTGTTGAAAGTCAATTCCCCTCTTGATATGGGTCGGTATTTGGGCCTCCATTGCTTATTTACGGGTTTAAGCAAagtacttttctttttctcaattGACAGAATAAGAAAACAGTCTAGTAGTTAGGTATTCCGTTTATTATCTAGTATAGGGATCAAAGAATATGATGTAAATCAGTGGCTCAAGCTCTTCCAACTTTTAACATGAGTACTTTTCTTCAATACCGTCCTACTTGTAATGAATTACATAAGAAGATAAACTCATATTGGTTGGATACGAAGAATTCTAGGAACCACAATATCTATTGGGTTGAATGGTCCAAATTGTGCCATAGAAAAGATCAAGGAGTTCTTGGATTTCATGATTTGCATTCTTTAAACTTACCACTGCTAATAAAGCAACGCTAGAAGTTTTCAACGAGATACTTTCTTTTCTTCCAAATTGAGCAATAATATCATTTTGGAGTTCGAATATTCTTAGACTCGGGTTGAAATGGCAGGTTCCTGTCATTCCTCATACAGCGAATAAGGCTGTCCATTTTTTTACTCGGCATGTCCTTTCCAATCTAGTAACTTTACCGCTTTTCTATTCCTAATTGGTTAGAAAATGTATTAACGAAGGATGTTCATcctatttaacattatttacGATGGAATTAGCTCAGAGAAATTCATTAcagtaaagaaaaaaaaaaaaaagaagaaactgGAAAGACTAATACCACACCACTGCTGCAATATGATAATCACAAAAAGAAATTTGTATCAAAATTACCATTAATGCAATGTGATAATTCTCTCTCtatctatctttttttttttttgttgttcttCTCTTCTACTGATGATATATGGTGAGTACTTTTTCTACTGGTGAGGAGATTCATTAGGAACTGTTTGGGGTGACTTCCTAAAAACATGTTTTCTGCATCTTTGAAATATTGTATCATACATAAGATCAAATTGAACTCCTGCTCTTTCCCTGTTCACTATGAAAAATATGTGATCTGCTTCCACTATCTTGTAGTACCTGCATTTTTAGGTATATATGCCCCTGTGTTAGTCAAGGCCTtggctaaaaaaaaaaaaaaaaaaaattactgtaAGCAAGTTCCAGAGgtcaatagatcactttaagaaagttcagggagttcataagtcactttaagcaagtttagagcgTTTCCAAAATAAGAGGCATTTGACTTTTCTGGACAAGTAAAGGGGTTAGGAATGTGTTAAGCCTTGCTAGAAAAGTACACGGTTTAGGAATGTATTAGCCTTTGAACTAACTTGATTAAAAAAATGGATAAagaccctgtttggtaaagagctttttggagtaaaattagatgTTTGAGCCATTTTAGAGTGTTTGCTGATgagaggtttgaaagagcttattaggtccaaaaagctaattttgaaaaaaactcattttaggAGTTTTTTTAAGGGGACATTTTTAGCCCTAATTAATACTCTTCAATCCCAAATAAATGTTTAACCAtgtccttatttgtcattttacacaaacaactattagcaatcagctaagttttaccaaacaagttcacACAATCCGCTACTCAAATCAGCTAATCAAAAagataatcagctaacagctaacatcTAATTACCAAATAGGGCCAAAATATATTCATGTCGCCTAAACTACTAACATTAAAGTCGTGATCAATAAAATCCGTAAAgaaaacaaataacaaaatgATGACATGGATAAGTTTGACATCATTGCTCTTTTTTTATGtcaaaaaatgaaatttaaggTGTTATAGTTTGACTAGCCTACTAGGCTATCATGTTAAGTCACGGATTTGGACGGACTGTGCGGACCAATGGACTTataaaaagagagaagataaaacaaaaactaaCCAGACTCCAGGTTGCAAGTTTTGACAATCAGAATCATTTGCCATGAAATGACTTCGATGTTCTATGGGAAGACGAGGATGTGTTGATGATACAGTATTCAATGCTCCATCATTGTCTAGCCAATCTTCATCCCTACACATACATATGTCAATTTTTTAATACGAAAACACGATTTACCGAGACAACACAGGATTTACTGATGAACAAACCTGTATCCTTTGTAAGGAGGAGGGACATCAGAAGGGTAACTCCAAAGAGCCATCTGCAAAACTCTAATGAACAGCAATGGATGGATTCCAAGAATGGTTGAAGGAACAGTGTAACCTAGTATTTTTCTAGTCCTTTTGGTAGCATAGCTGAAATAGTAAGTGTTTGGAAAGGTTTGAAGATGAGAATTGAGTTCCATAGATCCTTGAATTGTAAGATCAGGAAGTATCCAATCTCCTGATGCAAATGGACCTATATTTCCCCAAAGGCAATTGAATAGCCCCAAAATCCCCATTTTCTTCCTTGTCATGTTGAAATGATCAAATCCAAAGTTGTAATAAGCTTTTAGCCATGGTATGTCAATCCAATCATAAATTATCACTCCTAACCGCAGAATTTGAAGCAGACATACTGGTTTCATGGTTTTTCCATCTTCTGGCCTGAAATTCAAAATCTGGTTAACTTAGGCATTCTGATTTTGGTGGATTGAATTCATGATTGATCTAGTGGATAAGATACTTACTGCATGCCATCAAAGTAGGTTCTAGTAGTTCCATTGAAGGCTCCAGATAAGGATGTGAGGCTTAATACCCAATTCTCAGAAGTATTTTCATACCCTTTAAATGCCTAAATCAAACACATCAAACATAGAATCAAAACAAACACTTTTCAATAGAATATTAAATTGATTTGGTTGTTTTCAAACCAACCTTATCTGCAAGCATCTGCTGCAGAACTCTAACAACCTGTGCTCCGGCTGAATGCCCTACAAAGTGAATTGGATGATCCTCATCCCATTCAGGATAATGCCCTGAAAACCAGATTTAAAAAGGGATGATCAAATAAAAACTGAGGAAACAGAGAATAAGCCAAACAGAAAAAAAGTATAAAACTCTCTTAATTTTAACCTTGTTCATAAATCCGTCCAAATTGAGAATGTCCACAAGCATTGCTGTGTTCTTCACCATAATCAACCTCCCCTCCTTTCAAGTAATAAAACAACTCCCTTGCCCTGAAATCCAGTACCGAGGAAATTATATGTTTAGCGACGGAAATTTCCTCGGAAATGTAATTTTTCTTTATAGACAAGAACAAGCAACAATAACCAGAAGAAAGGCATAAAGTAACAAACTTTTGTGTACCCACCTATCATATATGCTGGTTAAAGAACCCAAATCAGGCACCAAAACTTTCTCATCTTTCTTCTCAGCCCCAGCAAAATAGGATAAACCACCCAGTCTctgaaacaaacaaacaaacaaacacaatGAGATCAATTTCAAGGGCACAAAATGAATCAAACATTGAAATTggggaaaaatgagaaaaaacaagaaagaaagttCATATACATACCCCTTTCCCAAATCCAAAAATTCCATGAACCAAAACAATAGGAGGAAGATCAGCAGCGCTGGTAGTAATTTGGGGAGAAATTAGAGAGTCGTCGTCGTCGTCTTTGAAGACAATATTAGCATTAGGTTTTAAAAACCATTCATTGAGAGCATTTGAAAGATCACCAGCAACAGCTGTGCTGAAAATGTAAAACCCATATAACATATGCACTAAAGTACTCACGAATAACTCAGTTAATTGCAGAGCAGACATCCACCATCGTATCATTCCCATCAAATTAGAAACCCCCAAAACCCAAATCCaggcgaagaagaagaagaggatgaaggaagaagaagaagaaagctcTTTGAAAAGGTGTAGACTTTCGAAGTTAACGATCAAAACCCTCTAAAATGAAATTAGGGGGttaaagaaacagaaaagaaaagcacctctctttctttctcttttctttctttctttctctctctctctcgcctTCTCtctgctttctctctcttctggTATATTAGTAAAAAAAGGTTTGGCTGGCTTGAATCGAAGGAAGAATTTAGAATCAGAGTTTGAAAATGGATAGCATGCCACAATTTTCTCGTTGCCTACCTTTGCATAAATATTCTAAACCAATAGGAAAAAGGCGCacactttttcatttttcttctcCAGTAAAAGGGGGTAAAAGCCAAAACGTGAAAAACCCAACAAAAGAAATTtgagttctttatttttatgcCATGTGTCTTGGTTTTCACCGCAATCTCTCAAGTACCCCACTAAATATAACTTTATCCAAAACAACAAATGCTACTATAATCCAATATTTTAGCCTCTGTGTTTATGTTGGTAATTTTTAGTAATTAGTGATCATTAATCATCATTTTAGAATTGGGATATTGTCTAAATGCTCTAAATTTGTCCCTATAGTATTTTGCATTTTAGAACTAGGCTTAAGATTCTAAAAACCCTAAATCTATTAGGTGATTTATCATATTTGTTTAGTCAGTCGGAATCCATTGgaacaatatttattttaaagtggTATTATAAATGttgaaagtattaaatgatttaattgttttatatttattttgtaaatagAAAGGCTAGTGATTCGGGAAAACAAAAGCAAACAACAAGCAAAAATCTTAATAGAACACATCGATCTTTAATAAGAATTTTTTGAAGGCCTGCAAGAGATGCACCACATTTGTGATGACCCAAAACTAAAGAACATGTGAAATTCGTCATCCAGTCAGCAGCCTGATTTCCTTCCCGGTAAACATGATGAAAAGATACCTCCCAATCTCTTTCTCTTAGGTCTCGCCATTTGTAAAATTCGTCATCCAGTCATCTTTATTATTTCGAATGATTCCACTCGCAAAGGCTAGTCATGGGTTCCTTTTACTTGCTCCATCCGTATTAATCTTCACCTAATCCTCGTTTGGAAGTCTCCAACTAATCCACATCTCCTCCTTAGCACCAACCACCCAATTCAAAAGTTTGTTGTTTGTAAAAACGACTTCTCGAGCCCGGTGtaatatatcatcaattttTTACCGAGAAAAATTAATCCCCTCAAACACTCTATTATATCTAAATTTCCAAATCCATCAAATTCTCACACAATATTACAGAGAACTTCGTCAATAGAAAAATCTACATTGAAATTTGCATGCAACCAATCCCATAATCGAGAGAGAAAAAATACTTGATGAGCAGAAGGAGGAACTAAACTACTCCAAATTTTTGTAGTTTCAGCGCATTTCCTTAAGGCATGAAGTTGCGACTCCAAATTTCCACAAGTGATATAATCCAACTCATTTGCCATACCTCTCCTACCCTAATTCTCATTACGTATAATTCAATTATGTACCACCATCCATAAGAAACAACGGTTATGTTCCGACTTGTTACTTTTCTAGATGTCCTAGCATGGGAATTACCAGCAAAATCTTGCAGCAGTTCCGAACCTAAAGCAACTACATACTTTCATAACTTTGATGTTCGCTAGAATTAGGAGTTATGTGCTTCAAAATCTGCTAACAGCATCACCAAAGCCATTTCGAACAAGGCACTACTCAGGAGATACAGATCCAAAAGATTCCAATACCACCCATCCTTCTTGAAATCACGGACCAAAAGGGAGCTCTAGTTCGCCGGAATTGGTTAAACCGCTCTATCCAACTGAGCTCTATCCTCACACCACATATCTGTTCAAAACAATGTACTACGACCGTTATGAAAAATACACCCACCTCTTATCAAGGAACTGAAGCTCCCAACAGAATGCCTCGCCATATTGTAGTCGGATTTTTTTAGCTTGAAATGTTTCCATACCTTattttttcccacaatactTCGATGCGACGACTTTAACCCATAATGAATCATTATCTATCAAAACCTTCCAACTAAGTTTTTCCAACATAACAAGGTTGACCTCCCAGATACTGCAAATTCCAAGCCCTCTTTCCTTTTTTGGCCGACACGCGGTTGACCAATTGACCAAGTGTAGTTTTCTttacgaaaaaaaaaaaaaacccatacaAAAATTTGATTGCACGCCTCTAAATTATTACACACACTCACATGGAAGGCCACAGCCCGAACCTATGTTTTATGCATGTGAAACTCCATTTCCGGCTCACCTATTATACACGGATGATGTCCTCCTATTCTATAAGGCAACTCATTCTAATATTAGAGCTGAAATGCTGCCTTTTCGCTATGTATGGCTACTTCA comes from the Euphorbia lathyris chromosome 5, ddEupLath1.1, whole genome shotgun sequence genome and includes:
- the LOC136229340 gene encoding uncharacterized protein translates to MGMIRWWMSALQLTELFVSTLVHMLYGFYIFSTAVAGDLSNALNEWFLKPNANIVFKDDDDDSLISPQITTSAADLPPIVLVHGIFGFGKGRLGGLSYFAGAEKKDEKVLVPDLGSLTSIYDRARELFYYLKGGEVDYGEEHSNACGHSQFGRIYEQGHYPEWDEDHPIHFVGHSAGAQVVRVLQQMLADKAFKGYENTSENWVLSLTSLSGAFNGTTRTYFDGMQPEDGKTMKPVCLLQILRLGVIIYDWIDIPWLKAYYNFGFDHFNMTRKKMGILGLFNCLWGNIGPFASGDWILPDLTIQGSMELNSHLQTFPNTYYFSYATKRTRKILGYTVPSTILGIHPLLFIRVLQMALWSYPSDVPPPYKGYRDEDWLDNDGALNTVSSTHPRLPIEHRSHFMANDSDCQNLQPGVWYYKIVEADHIFFIVNRERAGVQFDLMYDTIFQRCRKHVFRKSPQTVPNESPHQ